In candidate division Zixibacteria bacterium HGW-Zixibacteria-1, the genomic window TCGGCGCTGGGCTATCGCACGCCAAATCAAATGGCAGAAACCTATAACTTAACCACGAGGACTCTCTTAGAAAAGGCTTGCTAAATGGGGAGCATTACACCTGCCATATACCGGATGAGGCCAAATGGCTCTTCTATGCCGGGAAAGTATGTGCGGCGGCGGTAGCCGAGATTGCGGCGGAGAACCAGGCATCGATACTCGTATTGATGGACAATGATACTATTGTACTCTCGGAACCGTCAGATTTCGAGCTTGCTTCCGACCAATGCCTCGCATATTGCCCGGTCATGCATAACCGTTCCGGTTCTCTTTTCGAGGCGCCGCCGGATGATTTCTGGAGCCGTATTTATCGTGTGCTTTCCATTTCAGATGATATGCTGTTCCCGATGGTAACACCGGCAGACAATCAAAAGATAAGAGCCTATTTTCATATTGGGCTGGTCGTGGCCAGACCCGAAAGAGGGGTCTTGCGCCGTCTGGCAAACGACTTCGGGCTCTTGTACAGAGACCCTGTCCTGGCGGACATGTGCCGGAACGACCGTGATAAAAAAGTATTTCTTCACCAGACCGCCCTGGTCGGGGCGCTGCATATCGTTGCCCGGAATGAGATGATTGAATTACCCGGTCGATACAATTACCCTGTTTTCTTTGAGAAGCGATATAAGTCAGAAGCTGTCTTCAATTCCATTGAAAATGTGATTATACTTCGCTGTGTCATTTCCGAAAAAGATGCCGGTCCCGATTGGGATCGCAGGCTGACCGGCCCGCCCGAGAAATTAGCCTGGCTGAAGGAGCGGCTTTTTCTGAAATAACGTAATTCCATAGATGTTGGAGAAATAAATGGAAGAAATGACTGGATACTGCGGCTACAATTGCCATTTGTGCGCTGCCCGATCCGAGGACCCGGCCGTCAGGCAAAAACTGGTTGACGGTTGGCGGAAAATATTCGGACTTCAGATGTATACGGCGGAAAATGTCAAATGCGGCGGGTGCCGTGGGAAGTCTAAGATTGCGGACAAGGAATGCCAGGCGCGACCGTGCGCCATGGAGCGCGGCGTGGATAGTTGCGCCGGCTGTGATGATTTTGTCTGCGATAAACTAAGAAATCTTATCAGCAACAGGCAGTCAATGTTGGTGTTTCACCAGGCGCGTCTGAAGACATTGACGGAGGAAGAATATAATCTTTGCATAAGGCAATTTGACGGAATGCCGAATTTATTAAAAATTCTGGTCAAGGCGGAAAAACTGCCATCATGGGTAATAAATGATCCTGATAAGCAGATTTAGGAATAACACCAAAAAATCTTATTAGCCATAACTCATTGTGGTGTAATCGCATAATCAAATTGAACTCATAAATTTTCAGAAAAGATTAAAGACTTGATTGACTTTTAAAACCAGATTAGTTTATTGTGGTGTGAAATTTAAGGAACTCAGACAAGACAAAACTTGTTAAAATAGTTGTGGACTTTTTAATTAAAACCGATATATTAAATAGTCGTAATTGGTTGCTTTAACGCTTTATTGAGGCTTTGTTAATCTTATAAAATCTCCAGAAAAGCTTAATTTGGTAACCGAAGCGCAATAGTGCGCATGAACGGGTTTATCTCAACGAACGCAATCCCTACAGGATGAGGTTTTTAGTGGGGATAAACAAGACCGGAGAGTAGAATGAATATCTACATTGGCAATCTGTCGTTTGACACGACGGAAGATCAGTTGAAAGAAACATTTGAGAGCTATGGTGAGGTCTCAAGTGTAAACATTATCAAAGACAAGTACACCGGAGAGCCCAGAGGGTTTGCTTTCGTAGAGATGGCCGACAAGAGTGCGGCTGCCAGTGCAATCGCTGAGCTGAACGGCAAAGACATGAACGGCCGGGCGCTGAATGTTAATGAAGCGCGTCCGCGCACCGATCGTCCCAGCGGCGGCGGCGGTGGAAATCGCGGCGGCGGTGGTGGTGGTTATCGTGGCGGCGGCGGCGGTGGTCGCGGTCGTTACTAAAAAGACTCTTTGCTGTTATAACAGCCTTTAAATAGTCTTTGAACTGAGAGACCGGAAGTAATTCCGGTCTCTTTTCTTTTGGGAAATAACTGAGACACCTGTGGAGACTTCGGTCACACCGGTGTGCGGCCTGCCTAAATCAATCCTTTTCAATACGATAGAATTCCGCCGGCTCGCAGAAAGCGCCTTCACTCTTCAGGTGCTTGAGGATAAACGCCTGAAGATCTGCCGGCGATGCTGTCAGGACCAGCTTGTCACCGGCCATAACCGAGGACAGTTCTCCGGGATTCTCGGAAAGATATTTTTTCAACCAGTCATACTCTATCGTCGAAACCACCAACATCGGCTCGATCTGGTGAACACGGTAAAATGAATGGACGCCTATCAAATGATCCCGGTATAAATCATTTATATTTACTCCGGGATCCCGCGGATAAAGGTCAAGGAAGAGTTCGCCGCCGGATCTGAAAAGATGAGCTTCGAACCTCGATTCCTGCTCATATTCAATATTTGTCATGATGTAGGCCTTTTCCCCGGCCATTTCGAAAACGACATGAGTATCGCCATCCTTCTCCGCCCAGGTGCCCAATAGGGACTGTTCGAAAACAAGATCCTTGTTTTCATAAAACGGATTCAGCGATACCGTCAGACAGCCGCACATAATCAGGGTGCAGCTAATCAAGCCAAAAATGACTGCCCTTCTCATAAAAAAATCCTTTCTTTGGTTTTCTATCCCAGGAGGTCATATGATATTAAAGATTCAAATTCTCTTAAATACGGCCTTTGCCATATTATTCTAATATACGAAATTAAAAATCTCTATACGCTCGAATAAAATAATTCCCATAAATTTTCGGCTTAGTGAAGAACTTTGACACGGTTGCTTTCAGGTCCGGAGAAAGCCAAAAGCAACCTTATTCAATCGGTTACAACACCTTAATATCTTCTTATCTTATTAATTCACAAGAGAATATCAAAAATGTCATCTGTCAAAGAATCATTTCAAAATGGTTCAAAGCTAATAAAATTCCTTCATTTTTTATTGACAAGAATAGACGATTTTCATATAAATAGTCTAGCCAACAGACAACTTTCGCTTAAAAACTACATCCTTTGGTGAAGCTGCGCAAAATCGTCGCCGCCCGCCGTGTAGTGTAGTTTAACTGCAACACATAAACGCTTTAATTATGAAAGGAGGATTCACAGTTTAAAAAGTTATCCAAAAATTAGACCACCTCAAAAACTAACTTCTCTTTTGGAGGATTCCAAGTATGAAAAGGTTAGGAATCGTTGTCTTTTGTTTTCTCATCCTGTCTTTGGGAACTGCTTTTGCAGATGACATCATCAAAGTCGATCGCCCCACCGACGCCCCATCATTTCTTGGTTATGTCAAGGGTGAGATAATTGTCCAGTTCAAGGCCATGGACAGGCCGGTTGCACCACGGCTTTCCCCGACCAGCGGAAAAGCCGTCATGGGCATCAGTTCACTGGACAATATTGCTGAAAAGTATTATGTCGATGAAATTCGACAGCAGTTTGTCGGCGCCAGGCCGGAAGTAAAAAATGGAAGGACTTTCGATCTGTCGCGCTATTATAAGGTCAAGTTTGACCCGGATGCAAATATCGATGAGGTCATGGAAGCCTATCGGAACGATCCGAATGTCGAGTCCGTGGAGCCGATCGGCATCCATGCCATGTATGCCACACCGAATGACGGCTATTACAGCTACCAGTGGTATCACAATCAAACCAGCGATCATGATATCGATTCTCCCGAAGCCTGGAATATCGAGACCGGCAGCACCGCCATGATTATCGCCCTTCTCGATTCCGGCACCCGCTATTACCATCCCGATCTGGGCGGCCTTTATGCCTCGCCGACCAATGTCGGGGCCTCACGCGGTAATATGTGGATCAACACGACCGAGTTGAACGGATCGACCGGCGTGGATGATGACGGTAACGGGTATGTCGATGACTGGATTGGTTATGATTTTATCAACGGCGTCAGTAACTGCTGGACCGGAGAAGACTGCACCACCAAAGATAATGACCCACGTGACTTCAACGGTCACGGCACCCATACCGCCGGCATTATGGGCATGATTACCAATGACGGCTATGGTATGGCCGGTACCGCGGGCGGCTGGTTAAGCGGCTCCCAGGCCGAATACGGCAACGGTGTCAAAATCATGCCCCTTCGCATGGGTTATTCCTATAATTATCTGGGTCAGGAATACGGCGTCGTTATGATGGATGCCGCGGCCGAGGCCTTCTACTATGCCGCCAATAATGGCGCCAAAATAGCCTCGTGCAGCTGGGGTTCATCAAACTCCGGCGGTCTTGGCGCGGCCATTGACTATTTCCTGGCAAGCGGCGGTATTGTTTTTGTCGCGGCCGGTAATGACGGCACCCAGACGGCTGATTACATGAACGGTCGCGGCGATCTGGTTTCGGTTGCCGCCACAAATCAAAACGACGCTGCGGCCAGCTTTACGACCTATGGAACCTGGGTCGATATTTCCGCCCCCGGTGTCGGTATTTACTCGACCTATCACGATCACACCGATCCCAATACCAATTATTGGGCCTCGATGGACGGCACCTCGATGGCAACGCCGATGGCGGCCGCGGTGGGAGCCCTGATCTGGTCGCATAATCCATCATGGACAGCGACTCAGGTCAAGAACCAGCTCTATTCCAGCGCCGACAATATCGATGCCTATCTCTCTTCGACCTATATCGGCAAAATGGGTGCAGGCCGGATCAACTCATACAATGCGGTCAATACCGGACCGGCGCCGCCGGTGGCCGCCTTTACCGGAACGCCGACTTCCGGCTGTGTACCGCTGACAGTCAATTTCACCGATCAGTCGACCGGCAGTCCGACAAGCTGGAGTTGGACCTTCGGCGACGGCGGCACTTCGACGGCCCAGAATCCCTCGCACACATATAATTCCGTGGGAACATACACCGTCACCTTGACCGCCACCAACTCCGCCGGCAGCGACGGTGAAACCAAGACCAATTATATCACTGTAAGCACCACGCCGACAGCCGGATTCAGCGGTTCGCCCACTTCGGGTGAAGTTCCGCTTACGGTCAATTTCACCAACAGTTCAACCGGCGCAACATCATATTCATGGACATTCGGTGATGGCGGCACTTCGACCGCAACCAATCCGAGCCATACCTATACGACGGCCGGGACATTCACGGTTGCCCTGACGGCGATCAATGGCTGCGGGAATAACACTTATACCCGGACCAATTATATCAATGTCACCTGCACTGCTCCGGTGGCCAACTTCAGCGGCAGTCCGACTTCGGGATATGCGCCATTGACGGTTAACTTCACCGACCTGTCGACCGGTGCGACAAGCTGGAGCTGGAATTTCGGCGATGGCGGCACCTCAACCTCGCAGAACCCATCGCACACATATACATCTGCCGGGACATATACTGTTGCTCTGACAGTGACGAATAGTTGCGGCAGTGATGGCGAGACAAAGACCGGATATATAACCGTCACTCAACCATCTACACCTTATGCCGCTCCACCATATTCGACCGGATTTGAAACAGGTTCATTTGATCAATACTGGTTTACGCAATCGAGCAATTCCAATGGCCGTATCCAGATAACCACGGCAAATACGCCGCGCGGGTCATACCATATGACCATGGATGTTATCACAAATGGGACATACGCCCAGAATGAGGCCTGGCTGAGGCTGAATCTGGCCGGAAAGAGTGATGTCGACCTGACTTTCTGGTGGAAAGAGTTCGGGGATGAGGATCACACGCAGGACGGTGTCTTCTTCTCGGATAATGGCGGTTCGACCTTTGTCAAGGTGCGGAACCTGACGGGCGGAACCACTACTTATCAGCAAATCCTTATGAGTGTTGATCAGTTGGCCACGACTTACGGTCTGAGTTTGACCAGCACATTCGTCATCAAGTTCCAGCAGTATGACAACTATGCCATCTCAACCGATGGTATGGCCTTTGATGATATAAGTGTCGTCTCATATGACGTCCCGCCCGTAGCTGATTTTTCCGGTAACCCTACTTCCGGCACGGTCCCCCTGACGGTCAACTTCACTGACCTGTCGACCAATAATCCGACCAGCTGGAGCTGGACCTTCGGTGACGGCGGAACCTCGACGGCGCAGAACCCGTCGCACACTTATAACAGTGGGGGCACCTATACCGTCTCCCTGACGGCGACCAACGCTTTCGGATCCGACGGCGAAACCAAGACGGGCTATATCATCGTGAGTGCCCAGGGCGCTTGGACGACTATCACCTATGACGACTTCGAAAGCGGCATGGGTTCTTATACCGACGGTGGCGCCGATATGTCGCGTTATACCGGCGGTACTTACGCCTATCAGGGTTCGGCCGCGGCCGACATTCAGGATAACAGCGGTGTGGCTTCATCATTTTATCATACCGGCAGTTACAACGTGACCGGCTATACGGAATTGGAAGTCGAATTCTACTTCGTTGCCATAAGTATGGAGAGTGGTGAAGACTTCTGGGTTCAATATTATAACGGTTCCGCCTGGCAGACGGTTGCTTCATTTGCACGAGGTATAGACTTCAACAACGGGACATTTTATCACGTGATTGTGACCATATCAAGGAGCAATTACAATTTCCCGACCAATGCCAAACTACGATTCCTGTGTGATGCCAGTGGTGATGCCGATGATGTTTATATCGATGCCATCGAGTTCCGTGGCATGAGCGGCACCAGCCAGGTCGCGAAAGTCACACCGATCATTCCTCAGGAATTCTCAATCTCGCAGAATTATCCGAACCCGTTCAACCCGGTGACCTCGATCAACTTTAATTTACCGAAGGCCTGCCAGGTCGATCTTTCTGTCTTCAATATTCTTGGGCAGAAGGTGGCCACGGTTGCCGACGGACAGTTTGAAGCGGGCATGCATACGGTACAATGGAACGCCGAGCAATGCGCCAGCGGAATCTATTTCTACAAGATTCAGGCGGGCGAATTCACGGATTCCAGGAAAATGCTGCTCCTGAAGTAAACCTGCTTATATGCTGATTAAAGGGACAGGCCAACCGCCTGTCCCTTTCTTATTTCTTTAATGTGAATCAGGTTTCAAAATGTTGGTGCAATAAGGAAAATAATTCCGGGAAATATAGAGATAGATCTCATTTGACACAGGCGACCCGGGTTATACATCACAGGGATCGATTATTACAGGTGCTGACGGGCTTTTCAGTCGAATGTATTTACTTTTACCGGACCCGAGAAGTATAAATATTCGCGATTGATACCATGGCGTGGGAGACAAGCTCCAGTCGGAGTGTCGCATGAGAATTATTTTTGCCTGGGACCTCTCCTTGTGTTCGAATATTACTAGTTGATGGGCATTTTAGGGTCCGCTTCAGACTTTACCGGCACCGGTGTCAGATCCGCCTCTTTACGACTTACGGTAATATATTGCAATGTTTCGTTAACCGCGGACGAGACAAAAGCGCAGGATAAAGATAGCGCTCCCAGTGATTCGGCAAGCTGCTCATAGTCGATTTCTCTGCCGAAAATATAAATGAATCCTTCGCCGAGAAATGTATCGGAGACAACGGAAACACCGGCCAGAAGAATGAAACCGCCCAGGAATATACCGAAAATTGACGTCATTTTATGTCGGTGCAAATAAACAAGAAAGAGAAGTATTGCACCATAGGTCAGAAATATGTATACATCCCTCAAATGAAAAATACTGCCAAGGTTTTCATGCACCATATATATTTCATCATAGGCAAGGAACAGCAAAAAGAGACTTACGAGCAGCCACCACCACTTTTCCTCCGATCCGTTCGACGGCAGCAATTTCAGCCAGCGTACGACAAACATCAGATAAGTAATAGAGGCTCCAAAAATAAAATTGACAGCGGTAATAAAATCACCCATACCTGCTTCGGGAGTGGGCTGAATTTTGAGAATACGAATCGAAAAAAAGACAATGTACATGATGGCCGGAAGCAGGAGAATATAAATATTACGAAATGATAATAAGTGCTTATGATTGGCAAACATAACTGGCACTCAACTTTCGTTTAAGGTCTGTATATTTTTAAAGCGCCGGAAAATGATTTATTCCAGTATTCTATTAAGATTTCTTATTCCCCAAATTCACCGAGCAGGTTCCCTTTTCCGGGTATAAGTTACGGTTTACCTTGAAGGGGCAGCCTTCTCTTTAACTACCATTCGGCCCAAAAGCCGAAATCCCGGAGTGTTGACACGCTCATGAAGATATTATCGTCTTCGGGATCAGCTCTCTTTATTTCCCGGATGCAGCAACAGCGTCAATATTATTACTTCTGATCACTATCGGGCGCTTTGCCGCCTCTTCAGCCTTGCAATCAAGCCAATAAACTTAAAATTAATGGGCTTTTTCCCAAAAACAATAAAAATCTGCGTACTTGGAGAAAAAAGTCTTAGAATAATTAACGCAACGGGCAGTTTGCAGGCCCCGGTCAGGCCGGGCTATTTTTCGCCGGGAAGTTGGGACATTTCCCCTGCCAGAATCGTGTATGACGGGTGATTCAGACCGGTCGGCGGATAGAATTCATCATGCGTATATCGAAACCTGAGTTTTTTCAAGAGCCGCCGTGAAGCTTCATTCGAAGGATTATGCCCGGCGAACAAACCGGCCGCGCTAAGAGAATTGAAAGCATAATCCATGACCGCCAGGACCGCTTCCTGTGCCAGTCCCATCCCCTGATATTCCGGTTTCAAATGAACGCCGATTTCATAAATCCTTTCATCCGGCTTGTATGGCCTCAAACCGCAGCATCCGACATGCGCATTATCGGCAATCGTGAAAATCGGCCAGTACTGGACACCACAAGCAGACATGCAGACAATTTCCTGATTCAGCCTGTCGCGGATCTGCTTCTCGGAAAACGGCCCGCCGATCAATTTGGTCACTTCGAGATTCCCCCACAGTTCAAGAGCCAGATCAAAATCATTTTCTGTCCAGGGTCGGAACCCAAGACGCTCGGTCTTAAGGAAATAAATAGTTTGCCGGTTTTCATGCATATATTCGACCTATTTCTATTTACAGACCCTTATAAGATGGTCAATCAGTTGTTCCTGCTTTAAAATACAAATATTTCTATCCCCAACGGAAGGAAAAATACGCCAAAAATGGCTTGTCGAATTTCCCACTATATCTTAATTTGAATTACAATCCTGTCCAGGACAAATAAGGAGAATATCATGAGCTGTATAAATATTGTCTCAAAAGACGCGACGTCGGTAATTACCATGTCGCGGGGTAAAGTCAATGCCATTAATCCGGATTTTGTCGCGGAGCTGTCCGGGCATCTGGCGGAACTGGCCGACAACCCGGAAGTCAAAACAGTCGTACTGACCGGCAACGGCAAATTTTTCTCATTCGGGTTCGATATTCCCGAAATGTATGATTATTCCAAAGAGGAATTCACGCGCTTTCTGGTATCATTCTGCAATTTGTATCGCGATCTGTTTCTATTTCCCAAACCGGTGATTGCCGCCATTAATGGCCATGCGGTCGCGGGCGGCTGCATTCTGGCGCTGGCTTGCGATTACCGGATGATGATCGATGATTCAGCCAAGATGGCTTTGAATGAAGTCACGTTCGGGGCGTCCATATTCGCCGGGACAGTGGCGATGCTCAAACATTGTGTCGGGAACCGCGCCGCCGAGAAAGTGCTTCTCACCGGGCATATGTTCAGCCCGAAAGAGGCTTTGGAACTGGGCCTCGCCGATGAACTGGTCAAGGCGGATAACCTGATGGAAAGCACTACTTTGAAAGCCGAGGAATACGGACGGCGTTACAGTCCGGCTTTTACCAGTTTGAAACGATTGCTTCGTCAACCGGTGGTCGATGAGTGGAGTGATCGCGAGGAGGAATCCATCCGGGAGTTTGTCGAAATCTGGTACTCTCCCGAGACGCGGGCGCAAACGAAAAAAATAGTGATCCGGTCATGATATTGAGGTAATTGGATTGAAATCCCCGAAACCCCCGATTCTCATCGGGGATGAAACGGTTTCGACATTGCGACTATGGAAAATAACAATATCAATGCTTCTATGGCTCACGGTTTGCAGAAAGTTCTGCATGACTTGGTGTCGCGAAAGAACATTCCGCATGCGGTAATAGCTGCAGCACTCGGTGATGGATCATTTCAATGGACCGGTGCCATTGGCAACGCAGCACCAGACAGAACAGCAATGACAGAAGATACACCATTTTTTATCGCAAGTATTGATAAGTTACTCACGGCTGCGGTTGTTTTGAAACTGTGTGAAAGGGACCATATTAAGTTGGATGAGCCGATTGCAGCTTATCTGACGGATAGACTGATTGGTGGAATACATCGGCTTCGCGGAGTTGATTATACCGATTCAATTACTGTTCGCCATCTTCTTGGCCACACATCAGGGCTTGCAGATTGGCTGGAAGATAGACCCAAAGACGGCGGAAGTATTATCGAACGACTATTTCAGGATGGCGATGTATCTATGAACATATACGATATGCTGAGCACTGTCCGCGACCGGCTTTCCCCACACTTCCGCCCTCAGCCGGTCGAGGTAAGACGCCAAAAGGTTCGATACAGTGATACGAACTTTATACTACTTATCGCCATAATAGAAGCTGTGACGGGAAAACAATTGCACGAAGTACATGAGGAACTTCTTTTCCGGCCCCTTGGCATGCACCATACCTGGCTCGCGGGTTATTCCCGCCCCTCTTCGCCGGGAATAGATCCATCGTCGCTGTGGATTGGCAGAAAGCCCTTGAACATTCCCCGGTTAATGCGCTCAACCTGGGCAATTTACAGTACGGCCAGAGACACTCTTAAGTTTATGAGTGCGCTTATACATGGCGACATTTTTGATACCCCGGAAACACTGAACCTGATGCAGCGGAAATGGAATCGTTTTGGTCTGCCGCTTGATCGGGTGGCTCTACGCCTGCCAACATGGCCCATAGAGTATGGTCTGGGAATGATGCGCTTCCACGACCCGATTCTCGGGGCCATGGGCCGCCTGTCACGCATATTTGCGCCCATCTATCCAGCGCCCGCTG contains:
- a CDS encoding GNAT family N-acetyltransferase, with product MHENRQTIYFLKTERLGFRPWTENDFDLALELWGNLEVTKLIGGPFSEKQIRDRLNQEIVCMSACGVQYWPIFTIADNAHVGCCGLRPYKPDERIYEIGVHLKPEYQGMGLAQEAVLAVMDYAFNSLSAAGLFAGHNPSNEASRRLLKKLRFRYTHDEFYPPTGLNHPSYTILAGEMSQLPGEK
- a CDS encoding RNA-binding protein is translated as MNIYIGNLSFDTTEDQLKETFESYGEVSSVNIIKDKYTGEPRGFAFVEMADKSAAASAIAELNGKDMNGRALNVNEARPRTDRPSGGGGGNRGGGGGGYRGGGGGGRGRY
- a CDS encoding enoyl-CoA hydratase/isomerase family protein, encoding MSCINIVSKDATSVITMSRGKVNAINPDFVAELSGHLAELADNPEVKTVVLTGNGKFFSFGFDIPEMYDYSKEEFTRFLVSFCNLYRDLFLFPKPVIAAINGHAVAGGCILALACDYRMMIDDSAKMALNEVTFGASIFAGTVAMLKHCVGNRAAEKVLLTGHMFSPKEALELGLADELVKADNLMESTTLKAEEYGRRYSPAFTSLKRLLRQPVVDEWSDREEESIREFVEIWYSPETRAQTKKIVIRS
- a CDS encoding serine hydrolase encodes the protein MENNNINASMAHGLQKVLHDLVSRKNIPHAVIAAALGDGSFQWTGAIGNAAPDRTAMTEDTPFFIASIDKLLTAAVVLKLCERDHIKLDEPIAAYLTDRLIGGIHRLRGVDYTDSITVRHLLGHTSGLADWLEDRPKDGGSIIERLFQDGDVSMNIYDMLSTVRDRLSPHFRPQPVEVRRQKVRYSDTNFILLIAIIEAVTGKQLHEVHEELLFRPLGMHHTWLAGYSRPSSPGIDPSSLWIGRKPLNIPRLMRSTWAIYSTARDTLKFMSALIHGDIFDTPETLNLMQRKWNRFGLPLDRVALRLPTWPIEYGLGMMRFHDPILGAMGRLSRIFAPIYPAPAVIGHTGSTGSWLFYCPQMDLFFSGTVDQANAGPLPYRLVPKILRLFDDCRKLRDKDCSR